In Heteronotia binoei isolate CCM8104 ecotype False Entrance Well chromosome 21, APGP_CSIRO_Hbin_v1, whole genome shotgun sequence, the DNA window TCAGCCAAGTCCACATTATGCTGAAGAATatcattttaatcactttctagGTTTTGTGTCTCATCATGGACCCATTGCTATGTTACTGCTTCTATTGCCTACAAAAGAGGTTTGGATATCCTGAAGGTGTTGCATTGTCCTGTGCAGGAATAAAACTGGACAGTCAATTTTCAAATCACCTTCATTATAACAATGATAATTTTAAATCTCCTAATTCCTATTCTTACTCTTTAAAAAAGAATGTTTTCAGCCTCTAACAGAAGGGTGCATTAAAGGTAGAACCCTAAATCACATTCACAAAACAGGAATTACTAATTCCAATTAATGTCCCAGTTCAAGATTGTATTACTATTTCAAGATCCTTCAAGCATTTTCTAATATTTAGCCAATGTCATAAACTGTGGATTCGGAATATTAAATTACGTAGTAAAGAAAATACAACACTTTAGAACCTGATCCTCTGGTATCTTTGCTACATTATATACAACTTGTATTCTCTGTGACTATTGCTCAAGACCTTTTTGATCACTATCCCTTGATACTTCAAGTGCATACACACAtgcgcacacatgcacacagagtattaaaaataattttttcttAAGGAAACCAAATGAGTGAAATTATATATTATTTTTGGTATGACGGTTTGGAAAAGACTGATTTAGGGAAAAATGATTATAAAATTTTACTTCACAATCCTTTTTTTCCCATATAACAGGTAATCATAATTAAAGACTATGGAATTCATGTAATGTTAGCCATGTAGCCAATCAGCATCACGCAAAGaaaaatacaagaaaataaaGAGCAGGATTCATTCTTCCAATGATTGTCATTGAACATTAGTAAACATTCACAGTATGAAGTCTCTGTCAGAATATCCAGCATATAAAGTAGTGCAAAAAAAGCAATCCAGTCAGTTTGCCTCCATAGCCAGACCATGTTGAATGATTTTCTTCTTCTAGTTCTTCTATATATTACTCAACAAATGCTGCAATGTCTCCAAAAGAGTGTTATAAAAATAAACCATTTCTGCAGGTTCGGCAGCCTCTTCAAGAACTGGatttccagtatttttttttttaaaaaaaacccttgtaaaTATAGTAAGATTAAATTTGGACTTCCTATAGAgcaacttcccctcccccctcaaccACAATCTTTAGCATTTTGAAATAAATGACTATGAAATCCACTGATTTATGGTAGCTGTTCTTAAAGCATTAATAAATGAAAACATGGCTACTGAACGTCATTGTTTCTTACATAGTAAATACCTTAAATGCCAACTTTTACCACTGGGTAATGAGGGGCATGGGCAGTTAAAGATAccctttttaaaagtaaaattatCTCCTTCATGTGCAAAACACCTGCATTCTAGTAAAAATATAAACTTTGACTTCAGGTAAAGCCCCCTCTACAAGGTATATGATTTACTTGATATGTAATACAAGTTTACTAATGCTTTTTTATTCATACTTAACCAGTAAATGGCATATTTCTATATGCTTGTTAGACTCCTGTTTgcatatttcatttttttaaaaaaaccaatgcATTCCTTAATGCATAAATAGGTTTGGAAACAGTCAAAGTTAAACATCCGTTTCCACAGATTTTGCATTTATACAGTTCTGTTTTGCTGTCTCATTGCTATTTCCTGTGACCTGACATTTTTTCTCCTTTACACAAAGAGACTCTTTAACCCCTTCTTCCATCTCCAAATACTCCGATTTGTCCTCtgtggaagaagatgatgaactTCGGAATTTCTTGAGTATTGTTGGAAGGTATGGACAACTGACAGTATTTTGTGTCAGCTGAGTCTGTTCATCATTTTCAGTCTCTCTGTGATAAAAATAGTTAAAGTTGGAGACAATCACTGGCACTGGTAAAGCAATGGTCAACACACCTGCAATGGCACACAAGGACCCAACTATTTTCCCACCTACTGTTACAGGTTTCATGTCCCCATAACCAACAGTAGTCATGGTCACCACAGCCCACCAAAAGGCATCTGGGATGCTTTGAAAATGGGTGGTAGAATCATCAGCTTCTGCAAAATAAACAGCACTGGAAAATAAAATGACTCcaataaaaagaaagaagatcAGGAGCCCGAGTTCCCTCATGCTGGCCCTGAGCGTGTGGCCCAGGATCTGCAAACCCTTCGAGTGTCTGGAGAGCTTGAAGATGCGAAACACCCTGACAAGACGAATGATCCTCAGGATAGCAAAAGACATGGCCTGTTGACCATTACTGCCCTGTTGCTGAGCCAAGTCTGTGCCCAGAGTGATGAAGTAAGGCAAAATGGAGACGATGTCTATGATGTTCATTATATTCTTGAAGAAGGCTGTTTTGCTGGGACAAGCAAAACAGCGCACTGTAAACTCAAAAGAGAACCAAATGATGCAAACAGTTTCCACGATGAAAAAGGGATCATTAAATATAGTGTGCCCCCCACCTTGCAGTTGTAGGGTCTCATTTACATTCTCCAGGTTTAAGTTCAAAATGAGCTCTTTTTCATCTCTGAATTCTGGCAGGGTCTCCAGACAGAAAATTACAATGGAGATTAAAATGACCAATACTGAGACAATGGCAATGACTCGGGCTGGGCTGGAGCTCTCAGGGTACTCAAAAAGCAGCCATACCTGCTTCTTAAATTCATTTTCAGGCAGCgttttgtcatc includes these proteins:
- the KCNA4 gene encoding potassium voltage-gated channel subfamily A member 4, which gives rise to MEVAMVSAESSGCNSHMPYGYAAQARARERERLAQSRAAAAAAVAAATAAVETGASGGGGPYHHYHQEQSRGASSSSCGSNAAHSGHHQSSSSRRKQRRKKSRFLGSREFGASFPCSELLPLSGSEEKILKDLSEEDEEEEDEDGEDEEDEEEGKACYSDEGGEDEYSYSDQPPDDGAGPGGYTSVRYSEYECCERVVINVSGLRFETQLKTLAQFPETLLGDPAKRGRFFDPLRNEYFFDRNRPSFDAILYYYQSGGRLKRPVNVPFDIFSEEVKFYELGEEAMLKFREDEGFVKEEDDKTLPENEFKKQVWLLFEYPESSSPARVIAIVSVLVILISIVIFCLETLPEFRDEKELILNLNLENVNETLQLQGGGHTIFNDPFFIVETVCIIWFSFEFTVRCFACPSKTAFFKNIMNIIDIVSILPYFITLGTDLAQQQGSNGQQAMSFAILRIIRLVRVFRIFKLSRHSKGLQILGHTLRASMRELGLLIFFLFIGVILFSSAVYFAEADDSTTHFQSIPDAFWWAVVTMTTVGYGDMKPVTVGGKIVGSLCAIAGVLTIALPVPVIVSNFNYFYHRETENDEQTQLTQNTVSCPYLPTILKKFRSSSSSSTEDKSEYLEMEEGVKESLCVKEKKCQVTGNSNETAKQNCINAKSVETDV